A region of Heteronotia binoei isolate CCM8104 ecotype False Entrance Well chromosome 2, APGP_CSIRO_Hbin_v1, whole genome shotgun sequence DNA encodes the following proteins:
- the CEPT1 gene encoding choline/ethanolaminephosphotransferase 1 isoform X2, whose product MSGNRSLKRRCGELHSESPVRYGHVPSAGCALSKLLQLPTPPLSKHQLKRLEEHKYQSAGRSLLEPLMQGYWEWLVRRVPAWIAPNLITIVGLIINICTTIILVCYCPTATEQAPAWAYIACACGLFIYQSLDAIDGKQARRTNTSSPLGELFDHGCDSLSTVFVVLGTCIAVQLGTNPDWMFFCCFAGTFMFYCAHWQTYVSGTLRFGIFDVTESELCIVITHLLTGTLGPEFWNDTIPVLNIPVKILPALCTVAGTIFSCTNYFGVIFTGGVGKNGSTIAGTSVLSPFLHIGSVIALAAMIYKKSAVELFEKHPCLYILTFGFVSAKITNKLVVAHMTKSEMHLHDTAFIGPALLFLDQYFNSFIDEYIVLWIALIFSLFDLLRYCVSVCNQIASHLHIHVFRIKTPSTHSNHH is encoded by the exons ATGAGTGGGAATCGATCCCTGAAGAGACGATGTGGGGAATTGCATTCGGAATCCCCTGTGCGTTATGGTCATGTTCCTTCTGCAGGATGTGCATTAAGCAAATTGCTTCAGTTGCCTACACCACCTTTGTCAAAGCACCAGTTAAAACGGTTAGAAGAACACAAGTATCAAAGTGCTGGACGGTCCCTGCTTGAGCCACTAATGCAAGGTTATTGGGAATGGTTAGTTAGAAGAGTACCAGCTTGGATTGCTCCTAATCTGATTACAATAGTTGGACTGATAATAAACATCTGTACAACCATAATATTAGTGTGTTATTGTCCAACAGCTACAGAGCAG GCACCTGCTTGGGCATATATTGCATGTGCTTGTGGTCTTTTCATATACCAGTCTTTGGATGCCATAGATGGAAAGCAAGCAAGAAGAACAAATACTAGTAGTCCTTTGGGAGAACTTTTTGACCATGGCTGTGACTCACTGTCCACAG TTTTTGTGGTCTTGGGAACGTGTATTGCTGTGCAGCTGGGGACAAATCCTGACTGGATGTTCTTTTGCTGTTTTGCTGGGACATTTATGTTTTACTGTGCACATTGGCAGACATATGTCTCTGGAACATTGCGCTTTGGAAT ATTTGATGTTACAGAGTCTGAGCTCTGTATTGTAATAACTCACCTTCTCACAGGAACTCTGGGACCTGAGTTCTGGAATGACACG ATTCCAGTGCTGAACATCCCAGTGAAAATACTTCCAGCCCTTTGTACAGTAGCAGGAACAATATTCTCATGTACAAACTACTTTGGTGTGATCTTCACAGGTGGCGTTGGCAAAAATGGATCAACGATAGCA GGAACAAGTGTCCTTTCACCATTTCTTCACATTGGATCAGTCATTGCATTAGCTGCCATGATCTACAAGAAATCAGCTGTGGAGCTCTTTGAAAAGCACCCTTGTCTCTACATACTAACTTTTGGTTTTGTATCTGCTAAGATAACTAACAAACTGGTG GTTGCACATATGACCAAAAGCGAAATGCATCTTCATGACACAGCATTCATAGGTCCAGCACTCTTGTTTCTGGACCAATATTTTAACAGCTTTATTGATGAGTATATTGTACTTTGGATTGCTCTG
- the CEPT1 gene encoding choline/ethanolaminephosphotransferase 1 isoform X1 — translation MSGNRSLKRRCGELHSESPVRYGHVPSAGCALSKLLQLPTPPLSKHQLKRLEEHKYQSAGRSLLEPLMQGYWEWLVRRVPAWIAPNLITIVGLIINICTTIILVCYCPTATEQAPAWAYIACACGLFIYQSLDAIDGKQARRTNTSSPLGELFDHGCDSLSTVFVVLGTCIAVQLGTNPDWMFFCCFAGTFMFYCAHWQTYVSGTLRFGIIDVTEVQIFIIIMHLLAVIGGPTFWHTMIPVLNIPVKILPALCTVAGTIFSCTNYFGVIFTGGVGKNGSTIAGTSVLSPFLHIGSVIALAAMIYKKSAVELFEKHPCLYILTFGFVSAKITNKLVVAHMTKSEMHLHDTAFIGPALLFLDQYFNSFIDEYIVLWIALIFSLFDLLRYCVSVCNQIASHLHIHVFRIKTPSTHSNHH, via the exons ATGAGTGGGAATCGATCCCTGAAGAGACGATGTGGGGAATTGCATTCGGAATCCCCTGTGCGTTATGGTCATGTTCCTTCTGCAGGATGTGCATTAAGCAAATTGCTTCAGTTGCCTACACCACCTTTGTCAAAGCACCAGTTAAAACGGTTAGAAGAACACAAGTATCAAAGTGCTGGACGGTCCCTGCTTGAGCCACTAATGCAAGGTTATTGGGAATGGTTAGTTAGAAGAGTACCAGCTTGGATTGCTCCTAATCTGATTACAATAGTTGGACTGATAATAAACATCTGTACAACCATAATATTAGTGTGTTATTGTCCAACAGCTACAGAGCAG GCACCTGCTTGGGCATATATTGCATGTGCTTGTGGTCTTTTCATATACCAGTCTTTGGATGCCATAGATGGAAAGCAAGCAAGAAGAACAAATACTAGTAGTCCTTTGGGAGAACTTTTTGACCATGGCTGTGACTCACTGTCCACAG TTTTTGTGGTCTTGGGAACGTGTATTGCTGTGCAGCTGGGGACAAATCCTGACTGGATGTTCTTTTGCTGTTTTGCTGGGACATTTATGTTTTACTGTGCACATTGGCAGACATATGTCTCTGGAACATTGCGCTTTGGAAT AATTGATGTGACTGAAGTGCAAATCTTCATAATAATCATGCATTTACTGGCAGTGATCGGAGGACCAACTTTTTGGCACACTATG ATTCCAGTGCTGAACATCCCAGTGAAAATACTTCCAGCCCTTTGTACAGTAGCAGGAACAATATTCTCATGTACAAACTACTTTGGTGTGATCTTCACAGGTGGCGTTGGCAAAAATGGATCAACGATAGCA GGAACAAGTGTCCTTTCACCATTTCTTCACATTGGATCAGTCATTGCATTAGCTGCCATGATCTACAAGAAATCAGCTGTGGAGCTCTTTGAAAAGCACCCTTGTCTCTACATACTAACTTTTGGTTTTGTATCTGCTAAGATAACTAACAAACTGGTG GTTGCACATATGACCAAAAGCGAAATGCATCTTCATGACACAGCATTCATAGGTCCAGCACTCTTGTTTCTGGACCAATATTTTAACAGCTTTATTGATGAGTATATTGTACTTTGGATTGCTCTG
- the DRAM2 gene encoding DNA damage-regulated autophagy modulator protein 2 — MWWFQQGLSILPSVLVVWTSASFIFSYVTAVLLHHVDPLMPYISDTGTVPPESCLFGIMVNISALLGTATIYVRYKQVLSLNPEDSIILKLNKAGLVLGMVSCFGICIIANVQKSALIVIHVIGGHLAFGVGIFYILVQTILSYKLPHGSKVVFRIRLMVLLWCTVSIVSMLISSVILRSSQYGADVMLKMHWDPNDKGYGLHIMNTVSEWSLGFSFTSFFLTYIHDFQKITLYVLVLDGHSVNYTNPQFTTDEP, encoded by the exons ATGTGGTGGTTTCAGCAAGGGCTGAGTATCTTGCCTTCAGTCCTCGTAGTTTGGACGTCTGCTTCGTTTATATTTTCATATGTTACTGCAGTCCTCCTTCATCATGTTGACCCTTTGATGCCTTACATCAG TGACACAGGGACAGTACCTCCTGAAAGTTGTTTATTTGGGATAATGGTAAACATTTCTGCTCTTCTGG GCACTGCAACCATTTATGTCCGATACAAGCAAGTCTTGTCTTTGAATCCTGAAGACTCTATAATCCTCAAGTTAAAtaaggctggcttggtgttaggaaTGGTCAGTTGCTTTGGGATTTGCATCATTGCAAACGTCCAG AAAAGCGCTCTGATTGTGATACATGTAATTGGAGGTCACCTTGCATTTGGAGTAGGAATCTTTTACATCTTGGTTCAGACCATCCTTTCCTATAAGTTGCCACATGGAAGCAAGGTTGTCTTCAGGATCAGATTGATGGTTCTGTTGTGGTGTACAGTAAGCATAGTGAGTA tgcTTATTTCTTCAGTCATTTTACGTAGTTCTCAGTATGGAGCGGATGTAATGTTGAAGATGCACTGGGACCCCAATGACAAA GGATATGGTCTTCACATCATGAACACAGTCTCTGAATGGTCTTTGGGTTTCTCTTTTACCAGCTTTTTTCTTACTTAtatccatgacttccag AAAATCACCTTGTATGTATTAGTGCTGGATGGACACAGTGTGAACTACACAAACCCACAGTTCACAACAGATGAACCATAG